Proteins from a single region of Kluyveromyces lactis strain NRRL Y-1140 chromosome A complete sequence:
- the EAF7 gene encoding Eaf7p (some similarities with uniprot|P53911 Saccharomyces cerevisiae YNL136W EAF7 Subunit of the NuA4 histone acetyltransferase complex which acetylates the N-terminal tails of histones H4 and H2A): MSAVKIESPRGQTWSKVEEIRLFKWMMLFKPAGIHKHFHMVCLLERLNKPDQYPIKLLQSDKGSSDKVFSGEDVWEQLSRYYNLEKADEVENQPYPEFYNDDGPTETTNKKTEGDAQLDNDDDSDNDVDNCDELKRNIIPLQNRLQQETEFELSWEDYGELMLEHARDHEVEDIKQEETASADDKAKLKGAESQDTQVEQESEEPREREKDIDEKDTEQNNVQAKQEMATTPPVSVGESVSELANEPVDEPVDAHKKPRTRRSTRLTRSQKRGIDDESENKEDQPHGGNTDEKEDVEHDTEGRSGSEKESTADAADTTATKQVTFADESEGAAKESANSPTGKAEENETESSQQPRPKKQKVAAAEEVPEDLADVDSPARRTRRKSITKPTTRLSSRLRSRK; this comes from the coding sequence ATGTCCGCTGTAAAGATAGAATCACCTAGAGGGCAAACATGGAGTAAAGTGGAGGAAATAAGGCTGTTTAAATGGATGATGCTGTTCAAACCTGCAGGAATACATAAACACTTCCATATGGTGTGTTTGCTTGAGCGATTGAACAAGCCAGATCAGTATCCAATCAAACTTTTGCAAAGCGATAAAGGCAGCTCAGATAAAGTGTTTTCTGGGGAGGACGTTTGGGAACAATTGAGTCGGTACTATAATTTAGAGAAGGCAGATGAAGTAGAGAACCAGCCATACCCTGAATTTTATAATGATGACGGACCAACCGAAACTACAAACAAAAAGACAGAAGGGGACGCTCAACtagataatgatgatgacaGTGACAATGATGTTGACAATTGTGACGAGCTTAAGAGAAATATAATACCATTACAAAATAGACTCCAGCAAGAGACGGAATTTGAACTATCGTGGGAAGATTATGGAGAACTTATGTTAGAACATGCTAGGGATCATGAGGTGGAAGATATTAAGCAAGAGGAGACCGCTTCTGCGGATGACAAGGCAAAACTGAAGGGTGCGGAATCACAGGATACGCAAGTAGAACAAGAGTCAGAAGAGCCACGGGAACGAGAAAAGGATATCGATGAAAAGGATACTGAGCAAAATAATGTACAGGCGAAACAAGAAATGGCGACCACTCCGCCAGTCAGTGTTGGAGAATCTGTGAGCGAACTGGCGAATGAACCTGTCGATGAACCTGTCGATGCTCataagaaaccaaggaCAAGACGCTCTACAAGGTTGACACGTTCACAAAAGCGAGGCATTGATGACGAAAgtgaaaacaaagaagacCAACCCCATGGCGGAAACACCgatgaaaaggaagatgTCGAACACGATACAGAAGGGAGATCTGGTAGCGAAAAAGAATCGACTGCTGATGCCGCAGATACTACAGCTACAAAACAAGTCACATTTGCTGATGAATCTGAAGGTGCTGCCAAGGAATCAGCTAATTCGCCGACAGGGAAAGCAGAAGAGAACGAAACGGAATCATCTCAACAGCCGCGCCctaagaaacaaaaagttgCCGCTGCGGAGGAAGTTCCTGAAGATCTTGCCGACGTGGATTCTCCAGCTAggagaacaagaagaaaatccATAACAAAACCAACTACAAGGCTCTCGAGCAGGCTTAGAAGCAGGAAGTAG
- the FPR1 gene encoding peptidylprolyl isomerase FPR1 (highly similar to uniprot|P20081 Saccharomyces cerevisiae YNL135C FPR1 Peptidyl-prolyl cis-trans isomerase (PPIase) binds to the drugs FK506 and rapamycin also binds to the nonhistone chromatin binding protein Hmo1p and may regulate its assembly or function), whose amino-acid sequence MSETIEGNVQILRLSPGDSTNFPKPGDLVTIHYTGTLENGQKFDSSVDRGSPFQCNIGVGQVIKGWDAAIPKLSVGEKARLTIPGPYAYGPRGFPGLIPPNATLVFDVELLKIN is encoded by the coding sequence ATGTCCGAAACAATTGAAGGTAACGTTCAAATTCTAAGATTATCACCAGGTGACAGTACCAACTTCCCAAAACCAGGCGATTTGGTAACAATCCATTACACTGGTACTTTGGAAAACGGTCAAAAGTTTGATTCTTCCGTTGATAGAGGTTCTCCATTCCAATGTAACATTGGTGTAGGTCAAGTTATCAAGGGTTGGGATGCTGCTATTCCAAAGTTGTCCGTTGGTGAAAAGGCAAGACTAACTATCCCAGGCCCATACGCTTATGGTCCACGTGGTTTCCCAGGTTTGATCCCACCAAATGCTACTTTAGtctttgatgttgaattgttgaagattAACTAG
- a CDS encoding uncharacterized protein (conserved hypothetical protein): MHFQPVLSFLIAAAGFVSTVTSADSDASEKFILEPSDLESIIKALQEVDHTIDIPHLQLSNVTNGTAAISVSNSATFDLVGVKDATTLQVTKDGYLVSVSANGGIKYATIAAAAADPAVLFTADQSYASPGFSISGGNLALNGTDSWLLSVNSTDLTFKANGASLLNGETVNIPLSLAAVGTSGGSTVPDYLPSLTINSGADIQKRHNQDSHDHSNYTYGSGFKHGNHTHGSNYTHHTDYSNHTHTQPPQFSDLSGDFTTTVTHETTALEPKVTFQKRADAVSQIGDGQIQAGTGSTAVAETTPAAAETTSAAAETTPAAAETTSAAAETTPAAAETTPAAVETTSAAVETTPAAAETTPATETTPAVVTSAVETTPVAVTTAASSTQALSTYAGAGVKQLASSSGLFAAACVLGSLLI; this comes from the coding sequence ATGCATTTCCAACCAGTACTTTCTTTCTTAATTGCCGCCGCGGGCTTTGTTAGCACTGTTACCTCCGCTGACAGTGACGCTTCTGAAAAGTTTATCTTAGAACCAAGTGACTTGGAATCTATCATCAAAGCCTTGCAAGAAGTTGACCATACCATCGATATACCTCATCTACAATTGAGTAATGTCACTAATGGCACGGCAGCTATCAGTGTTTCTAACTCTGCCACTTTCGATTTGGTTGGTGTGAAGGATGCCACCACTTTGCAAGTGACTAAAGATGGATACTTGGTTTCCGTTTCTGCTAATGGCGGTATCAAATATGCTACTATTGCCGCAGCTGCCGCAGATCCAGCCGTTCTGTTTACTGCAGATCAATCATATGCCTCTCCAGGCTTCTCTATATCTGGTGGTAACTTAGCCTTGAACGGTACTGACTCTTGGTTGTTGTCCGTCAACTCTACTGATTTGACCTTCAAGGCCAACGGAGCTTCATTGCTGAACGGAGAAACTGTTAATATTCCATTAAGTTTGGCTGCTGTTGGTACTAGCGGCGGTTCTACTGTGCCAGATTACCTCCCATCGCTGACTATCAACTCTGGTGCCGATATACAAAAGAGACATAACCAGGACAGCCATGACCACAGCAATTACACGTATGGTAGTGGTTTTAAACATGGTAACCACACCCACGGCTCTAATTACACTCATCACACCGATTACAGTAATCACACTCACACACAACCGCCACAATTCTCTGATCTATCGGGAGACTTCACCACTACCGTCACTCATGAAACTACAGCTTTAGAACCAAAGGTCACTTTCCAGAAGAGGGCTGACGCTGTATCTCAAATCGGTGATGGCCAAATCCAGGCTGGTACTGGTTCTACTGCTGTTGCCGAAACTACTCCTGCTGCTGCCGAAACTACTTCTGCTGCTGCCGAAACTACTCCTGCTGCTGCCGAAACTACTTCTGCTGCTGCCGAAACTACTCCTGCTGCTGCCGAGACTACTCCTGCTGCTGTCGAAACTACTTCTGCTGCTGTCGAAACTACtcctgctgctgctgaaaCCACTCCTGCTACCGAAACCACTCCTGCTGTTGTCACTTCCGCAGTCGAAACCACTCCTGTTGCTGTCACAACAGCTGCTTCATCCACTCAGGCTCTAAGTACTTACGCTGGAGCTGGTGTCAAGCAACttgcttcatcttctggttTGTTTGCAGCAGCCTGTGTGTTGGGATCTCTATTAATCTAG
- the HIP1 gene encoding histidine permease (similar to uniprot|P06775 Saccharomyces cerevisiae YGR191W HIP1 High-affinity histidine permease also involved in the transport of manganese ions) produces MTHFSKNMDTKQQDLSSLSEVGQSFAKEETWSVEKQLKPLAEEKDYADMNDVEKAIYNTKDSKLNKDLSIRHLLTLAVGGAIGTGLFVNSGDSLSTGGPASLVIAWTIISTCLFTIVNSLGELSATFPVVGGFNVYVTRFVEPSFGFAVNFNYLAQWAILLPLELCAASITIRYWNKSINPDAWVSIFYVAIAFANMLDVKSFGETEFVLSMVKILAIIGFTILGIVLICGGGPSGGFIGGKYWNDPGAFVGDTPAQRFKGLSAVFITAAFSYSGLELVGVSAAESRNPRVTLPKAAKRTFWLITMSYLVILTLIGCLVPSNDPLLLNGTSSVDAAASPLVIAIQNGGIKGLPSLMNAIILIALLSVANSAVYACSRCIISMAEIGNLPRSLAHVDKKGRPLYAIAITLLVGLLSFIAASNKRDEVFTWLSALSGLSTLFCWFAINLAHLRFRHAMKHQNRSLEELPYVSMTGEWGSWYGCIVIGLVLIASFWTSLFPAGGNGADATSFFESYLSLPIFIACYLGHKIWKRNLRLYIKLSEVDVDSGRTDTDAATLKQEKEAEAELMKTKPFYIRLWNFWC; encoded by the coding sequence ATGACACACTTCTCCAAAAACATGGACACCAAACAGCAGGACTTATCTTCTTTGTCCGAAGTTGGACAAAGTTTTGCGAAAGAGGAAACATGGTCTGTCGAGAAACAACTCAAACCATTGgcagaagagaaagattaTGCTGATATGAACGATGTTGAAAAGGCTATTTATAACACTAAGGActcaaaattgaataaagatTTATCCATTCGTCATCTTTTGACTTTGGCAGTCGGTGGTGCCATTGGTACAGGTTTGTTTGTCAATTCGGGCGATTCGTTGAGTACCGGTGGCCCTGCCTCTTTAGTCATTGCGTGGACCATCATTTCAACATGTTTGTTTACAATAGTCAACTCCTTAGGTGAATTGAGTGCTACTTTTCCTGTTGTTGGTGGATTCAATGTGTACGTCACAAGATTTGTAGAACCATCTTTTGGTTTTGCGGTGAATTTCAATTATCTAGCTCAATGGGCAATTCTTCTACCATTGGAACTATGTGCTGCATCGATTACTATCAGATACTGGAACAAATCAATTAATCCAGATGCTTGGGTCAGTATATTCTACGTTGCTATCGCTTTTGCCAACATGCTGGATGTTAAATCATTCGGTGAAACTGAATTTGTCTTGTCTATGGTGAAAATTCTTGCCATCATTGGGTTCACTATTCTGGGGATCGTTTTAATCTGTGGAGGTGGTCCATCCGGTGGCTTTATAGGTGGGAAGTACTGGAATGATCCTGGCGCCTTTGTGGGTGATACTCCAGCTCAGCGTTTCAAGGGATTGTCTGCAGTGTTCATCACAGCTGCTTTCTCCTATTCGGGATTGGAATTGGTCGGTGTTTCAGCTGCAGAATCCAGAAATCCAAGAGTAACTTTGCCAAAAGCTGCTAAGAGAACATTCTGGTTGATCACTATGAGTTATTTGGTCATCTTGACTTTGATCGGGTGTCTTGTTCCATCCAACGATCCTTTATTGTTGAACGGTACCTCATCCGTTGATGCTGCTGCGTCACCATTAGTTATTGCCATTCAGAATGGTGGTATTAAAGGGTTACCATCCTTGATGAATGCCATTATTTTGATTGCACTCTTGTCTGTAGCTAACAGTGCCGTTTACGCATGTTCAAGATGTATTATCTCAATGGCAGAAATTGGTAATTTACCTCGTTCTTTGGCCCATGTTGACAAGAAAGGTAGACCATTGTACGCAATTGCTATTACTCTCTTGGTTGGTTTATTGTCGTTCATTGCTGCTAGTAATAAGCGTGACGAAGTTTTCACTTGGTTGAGTGCGTTATCTGGTTTATCTACTCTATTCTGTTGGTTTGCCATAAATTTGGCTCATTTAAGATTCCGTCACGCCATGAAACACCAAAATAGATCCCTTGAAGAACTGCCGTATGTTTCAATGACTGGAGAATGGGGGTCTTGGTACGGCTGTATCGTTATCGGGCTGGTTTTAATTGCCTCCTTCTGGACCTCTCTATTCCCGGCTGGTGGGAACGGTGCTGATGCAACttcattctttgaaagttaTCTCTCCCTACCGATTTTCATTGCTTGCTACCTTGGTCACAAGATTTGGAAACGCAATTTAAGGTTGTACATCAAACTATCCGAGGTTGATGTCGATTCCGGCAGGACCGATACTGACGCAGCTACTCttaaacaagaaaaggaagCTGAAGCTGAATTAATGAAAACTAAACCTTTCTATATCAGACTGTGGAACTTCTGGTGTTAA
- a CDS encoding uncharacterized protein (conserved hypothetical protein), producing MINKVIICKQREHKRVPEAARHMSLSNSSHSSGSDSVRSSVFREFSLLLKRHNSDMKVRTLEEHKEWLDHLDSEADAKHRRKAILNITDNIDKYEKSEIPLIWVKATSLLKRDVDNTESRMLLELLSKCCLHCGNEHSVRLMFYFTLIDFCCVMGDKITLNRASLDSSLDLIFNGIDGLTHQGTDIVIFEQHATMNISQLLSLSLSNILNFNTRTCISFLSFLNNCLRNSTLTVDGLGMIIHCAQKTPSPEVLLCCFHTINILISTEHEDISDQSTYDLAYLITGAINLDNKFNQQLLKTLDALIESKYWDQFAYQLKILMESPDTNYLNLRGAVTILTDFALQDKEDWFVWLTKIFERGNTMYGQILECIKTLITDDHFCEQGNGYVWYNEENMCLLKMLREILSVDVIRDNNPITIASIYNALFQALLSKKWELYGLKNSSDLLALVIEHEELLSKEQISIIAQYLESYRDPFPQSSLTKILHMLDATDERTAAIVKYFANSYALFDSACKKLIEKSVLELLSCDESQSVFVSCTEFLVVLSEYIPTDALKSYVEAYLVPKQPRRKSIVSIGIDPHKIKWKLTEQSIALVRLFQRKIFMFPYLILTWRCCIKAKDTVALLVLARILMKMRIDADSLFYFCEETDIDGLTATLNRNTVIKPEGIDGSYLWKYPEDETTSYIDKGTLGKKFDADCLAYIDISEWTELLIETLRKPLDWELYTYLLSHLCPQLANYHLFKNDRHNIEILHDLILHQLKDGCPIKMGVGINKSDVQLAFVRTLSSLFPYYGFLGKSKADEMIKISLGVLESSFEKTIVPLLHNFSVSCYEIPSSIKKHLNPLLETISIRLTKKQAIPCLLEFLIALSDSPQIISPLTIDQLKRVFTIAFKLIEVSHDLKEEAEEADFVRHSFTDEQEASFNPSTSSFTVTKQMAHFYLTLSYQIISHWFIRISLSKRPLIAPFLMVKLSTLKRCDDTEAYKDLVTRFTTTDLELRVETVTSDTPNSGDPHYLHEYWYRDGKILSIEVNTTTGASLVVTRGASGNSIFNVDPIVKKEPDSFDLFQFGKNTKPASANMFTPGYVLAQFSAEDTYEDMVRIEEPHLIKSIQLVDTIPVVEFHKIGLLYMGPNDTTEKDILSHSMEDGSHQYKWFVNELGSIIKLDQNETFYIGGLNPGTDGEYALIWHDQKCQIVFHTVSLMPNDDKADPDRTMKKRHVGNNFINIYYDERKQDSFPFDIIKSQFNFINLVIKPMWNGKDEKDSVSEFYKVKIYRAKEVPGIFSTSHFKIMHRQRLAAYVRHLCTVANTFAQIWHESVSSEHCSTWSRRFAHIKTIKTRLKNQSSGAS from the coding sequence ATGATTAACAAGGTAATCATATGTAAACAGAGGGAACATAAGCGGGTACCAGAAGCAGCAAGACATATGTCGTTATCCAATTCGTCACATTCAAGCGGATCAGATTCTGTGAGGAGCTCTGTGTTCCGTGAGTTTTCCTTGCTATTGAAGAGACACAATTCTGATATGAAGGTAAGAACACTTGAGGAGCACAAGGAATGGCTGGACCATTTAGACAGTGAAGCAGATGCCAAACACAGGCGAAAGGCTATTCTGAACATCACCGATAATATTGATAAGTACGAGAAGAGTGAGATACCATTGATCTGGGTGAAGGCTACTTCTTTGCTGAAAAGAGACGTGGATAATACGGAATCACGTATGCTCCTGGAATTATTGTCGAAATGTTGTCTGCATTGTGGTAATGAGCATTCAGTGAGACTCATGTTCTATTTTACGCTTATTGACTTCTGCTGCGTCATGGGAGATAAGATTACTTTGAACCGTGCGTCGCTTGATTCATCTCTAGACCTAATTTTCAATGGCATTGACGGTTTGACCCATCAGGGTACTGATATTGTGATTTTCGAACAACACGCGACTATGAATATTTCACAGTTATTGAGCTTATCCctttcaaatattttaaACTTCAATACCAGAACCTGTATTTCGTTTTTATcgtttttgaataattgTCTCCGTAATTCAACACTTACGGTAGATGGACTTGGTATGATAATTCATTGCGCACAAAAGACACCAAGCCCAGAAGTTCTACTCTGTTGCTTCCATACAATTAATATCTTAATCAGTACAGAGCATGAGGATATTTCTGACCAATCCACTTATGACCTAGCCTATTTGATAACAGGGGCCATTAACTTGGATAATAAATTCAACCAACAGCTATTGAAAACCTTGGACGCTTTAATCGAATCCAAATACTGGGATCAATTTGCGTATCAACTCAAAATTTTAATGGAAAGTCCTGATACAAATTATTTGAATCTACGAGGAGCAGTAACTATTCTGACGGATTTTGCGCTCCAGGATAAGGAAGACTGGTTTGTATGGTTAACAAAAATTTTTGAGAGGGGAAACACCATGTATGGTCAGATTCTAGAATGTATTAAGACTTTGATTACCGACGATCATTTCTGTGAACAAGGAAATGGATACGTTTGGTACAACGAAGAGAATATGTGCCTATTAAAAATGTTGAGAGAGAttctttctgttgatgTAATAAGGGATAATAATCCTATTACAATAGCATCTATATATAATGCCTTGTTCCAGGCACTACTATCCAAAAAATGGGAGCTATATGGTTTAAAGAATTCATCAGATTTATTGGCATTAGTTATTGAACACGAAGAACTTCTATCGAAGGaacagatttcaataataGCACAGTACCTTGAGTCATATCGGGACCCTTTTCCACAGAGTTCTTTAACTAAAATACTTCATATGTTAGATGCCACTGACGAAAGAACTGCTGCAATCGTAAAATATTTCGCAAACTCTTATGCGTTGTTCGATAGCGCGTGtaagaaattgattgaaaaaaGCGTTCTGGAACTTTTGTCCTGTGATGAATCGCAGTCTGTGTTTGTTTCGTGTACGGAATTTCTCGTTGTTTTATCCGAATATATACCTACTGACGCTTTAAAGAGTTATGTTGAAGCATATTTGGTTCCCAAACAACCTCGAAGGAAAAGCATAGTCAGTATAGGGATAGACCCACACAAAATTAAGTGGAAACTTACTGAACAAAGCATTGCACTTGTACGACTTTTCCAACGTAAAATATTTATGTTTCCATACTTGATACTAACCTGGAGATGTTGTATCAAGGCTAAAGATACTGTTGCCTTGCTAGTTCTCGCACGTATCCTCATGAAAATGAGGATTGACGCAGATAGTTTATTCTATTTTTGCGAAGAAACTGACATAGATGGGTTAACCGCAACTTTAAATCGAAACACTGTAATTAAACCAGAAGGAATTGACGGCTCTTACTTATGGAAATAtccagaagatgaaacaACCTCCTATATTGATAAAGGTACACTTGGTAAAAAGTTTGACGCAGACTGCCTCGCTTATATCGATATTTCAGAGTGGACTGAACTCTTAATCGAGACATTACGAAAACCTCTTGACTGGGAATTGTACACGTATCTACTTTCTCATTTATGTCCGCAGTTGGCTAATTatcatcttttcaaaaatgatagacacaatattgaaatattacATGACCTTATTTTACATCAATTAAAGGATGGATGCCCAATAAAGATGGGTGTTGGGATCAATAAAAGTGACGTTCAACTTGCTTTTGTAAGGACACTATCCTCATTGTTTCCATATTATGGGTTTTTGGGAAAGAGCAAGGCTGATGAAATGATTAAGATTTCATTAGGTGTTTTAGAATCATCATTTGAGAAGACAATTGTCCCCTTATTGCATAATTTTAGTGTTTCATGTTACGAAATCCCTTCTTCCATTAAGAAACATTTGAATCCACTTTTAGAGACAATCTCGATAAGATTAACGAAAAAGCAAGCTATACCCTGTTTACTTGAATTTTTAATTGCCTTATCAGATTCCCCACAGATTATTTCTCCATTaacaattgatcaattgaagCGTGTGTTTACCATTGCATTCAAATTGATCGAAGTATCGcatgatttgaaagaggaGGCTGAAGAAGCGGATTTTGTGCGACACTCATTTACAGATGAACAGGAAGCATCTTTCAATCCATCTACCAGTAGTTTTACTGTCACCAAACAAATGGCACATTTTTATCTGACACTATCGTATCAGATCATATCACATTGGTTCATCAGAATTTCATTATCCAAACGACCATTGATAGCACCTTTTTTGATGGtaaaattatcaacatTAAAACGTTGTGACGATACTGAAGCTTATAAGGACCTTGTTACTAGATTTACTACTACAGATTTAGAATTAAGAGTGGAGACAGTTACTTCAGATACTCCCAACAGTGGAGATCCGCATTATTTACATGAATACTGGTATCGAGATGGTAAAATCTTAAGCATAGAAGTAAACACTACAACCGGAGCATCATTAGTTGTCACTAGAGGTGCATCCGGAAATTCCATCTTCAATGTGGATCCCATAGTAAAGAAGGAACCTGACAGTTTTGATTTATTCCAATTTGGTAAAAACACCAAACCCGCCTCTGCAAATATGTTCACGCCAGGGTATGTTCTTGCACAATTTAGTGCAGAAGATACGTACGAAGACATGGTTCGGATCGAAGAACCCCACTTGATAAAGTCTATTCAGCTTGTTGATACTATCCCAGTGGTCGAATTTCACAAGATTGGATTGCTATACATGGGACCCAATGACACAACTGAAAAGGATATATTGTCACACTCTATGGAGGATGGATCCCATCAATACAAATGGTTTGTTAACGAACTCGGATCAATAATAAAACTTGATCAAAATGAAACTTTTTACATCGGCGGTTTGAATCCTGGTACAGATGGAGAGTACGCGTTGATCTGGCATGAtcaaaaatgtcaaatcGTGTTCCATACTGTATCCCTAATGCCTAACGACGACAAAGCAGATCCAGATCgaacaatgaaaaaaagacacGTTGGTAATAACTTTATCAACATATATTACGATGAACGAAAACAGGACTCGTTCCCGTTTGACATAATCAAAAgtcaattcaatttcataaACCTTGTCATCAAACCAATGTGGAACGGcaaagatgaaaaagacTCTGTGAGTGAATTCTATAAGGTGAAGATTTACAGAGCAAAAGAAGTTCCTGGTATATTCTCTACATCCCACTTCAAAATCATGCATAGGCAGCGCCTCGCAGCGTATGTCAGGCATTTATGTACTGTCGCAAACACATTCGCACAAATTTGGCACGAGTCCGTATCGTCAGAACACTGTTCTACATGGTCTCGCAGATTCGCACACATCAAAACAATCAAAACGAGGCTAAAAAATCAATCTTCTGGCGCTTCTTAG
- the SUI2 gene encoding translation initiation factor eIF2 subunit alpha (highly similar to uniprot|P20459 Saccharomyces cerevisiae YJR007W SUI2 Alpha subunit of the translation initiation factor eIF2 involved in the identification of the start codon phosphorylation of Ser51 is required for regulation of translation by inhibiting the exchange of GDP for GTP): MSTSNCRFYENKFPEVDDVVMVNVQQIAEMGAYVRLLEYDNIEGMVLLSELSRRRIRSIQKLIRVGKNEVVVVLRVDKEKGYIDLSKRRVSAEDVIKCEERYQKSKAVHSILRQCAEKYQVSLEDLYKAYAWPLSRKYGHAYDAYKMSIVDPNVWDGIESISDEIFQELKGQITRRLTPQAVKIRADVEVSCFSYEGIDAIKEALKSAEELSTEQMQIKVKLVAAPLYVITTQSLDKDQGVQLLETAIAKIEEVILKYNGVCNVTMAPKAVTATEDAELQALLESKELEGRSDSEDEDSDYE; this comes from the coding sequence ATGTCCACTTCCAATTGTAGGTTTTACGAGAACAAGTTCCCtgaagttgatgatgttGTGATGGTAAACGTCCAACAAATCGCTGAAATGGGTGCTTACGTTAGATTATTGGAATATGACAACATTGAAGGTATGGTTTTGTTATCTGAATTGTCAAGAAGACGTATTAGATCTATCCAAAAGTTGATTCGTGTTGGTAAGAATGAAGTTGTCGTTGTATTAAGAGTGGATAAGGAGAAGGGTTATATTGATTTGTCTAAGCGTCGTGTTTCTGCAGAAGATGTCATCAAATGTGAAGAAAGATACCAAAAGTCCAAGGCCGTACATTCCATCTTGAGACAATGTGCTGAGAAATACCAAGTATCATTGGAAGATTTGTACAAAGCTTATGCATGGCCTTTAAGTCGAAAGTACGGTCATGCTTACGATGCCTACAAGATGTCCATTGTGGACCCTAACGTTTGGGATGGTATTGAATCTATCAGCGACgaaattttccaagaattgaaggGCCAAATCACCAGAAGATTGACCCCACAAGCGGTCAAGATCAGAGCAGATGTCGAGGTTTCATGTTTCAGTTACGAGGGTATTGATGCTATCAAAGAAGCCCTAAAATCTGCTGAAGAGTTGTCCACTGAACAAATGCAAATCAAAGTCAAATTGGTGGCTGCCCCATTGTACGTCATCACCACCCAATCTTTGGACAAAGATCAAGGTGTTCAACTATTGGAAACTGCTATCGCAAAGATCGAAGAAGTCATTCTAAAGTACAATGGTGTCTGTAATGTCACAATGGCTCCAAAGGCTGTCACCGCCACTGAAGATGCTGAATTACAAGCACTATTAGAATCCAAGGAATTAGAAGGTAGATCAGATtccgaagatgaagacTCCGATTACGAATAG